The following is a genomic window from Jannaschia sp. S6380.
CATGCCCAGATGCACGATCAGCGTCTCGCCCGTGTCCAGATGGGCCAGCAGATATTTCGATCGCCGCCCGAGTGCGCGGATCGTCGCACCCTCCAGCCGCGCGGCCATGCGCGCGGGGAAAGGCCAGCGAAGGTCGGGACGATTGACCTCCACCCGCACAAGGCGTGCGCCCTCCAGCGCGGGGGCCAGCCCGCGGCGGACGGTTTCGACTTCGGGAAGCTCGGGCATCGGCGCCTTCATTGCAGGCGGGCGCGCGCGCCCTATAAGTCAGGTCCGACAGGATGGGGGCGCGACGGGCATGACGCAAGACGACCGGAAGACCACGCATTTCGGAAACCAGACCGTCCCGGAGGAGGAGAAGGCCGGCCGCGTCCACGGGGTCTTCACCAACGTCGCGTCGAAATACGACGTGATGAACGATGCGATGTCGATGGGCATCCACCGGGTCTGGAAGGATGCGATGCTCGATTGGCTGGCGCCGCGGGCGGGGCAGCGCCTGCTCGATGTGGCGGGCGGGACGGGCGACATCGCCTTTCGCTTCCTGTCGCGCGCGCCTGCCGCCACGGCCACCGTCTGCGACATGACCGAAAGCATGCTGGTCGCCGGTCGGGGCCGCGCCGAGGCCGGGGGCTGCGCCGACCGCCTCGACTGGGTGGTGGGCGACGCGATGGCGCTGCCCTTCGCCGATGCCTCCTTCGACGTCTACACCATCAGCTTCGGCATCCGGAACGTCACCCGCATCGACGAGGCCCTGCGCGAGGCGTATCGCGTCCTGCGCCCGGGCGGCCGACTGATGGTGCTGGAGTTCAGCCACCTGCCCAACCCGCTGATGCAGCGGGCCTATGATCTCTACTCCTTCAACGTGATCCCGCGCATGGGGCAGGCGATCGCCGGGGATCGCGACTCCTATCAGTACCTCGTCGAGAGCATCCGCAAGTTCCCCGACCAGGACCGGTTCGCCGGCATGATCGTCGACGCGGGCTTCGGCAACGTGAAGTACCGAAACCTGAGCTTCGGGATTGCCGCGCTTCATTCGGGTTGGAAAATCTGAGGTGAGGGGCCCCCACAACATCGTCCGCCTGATCCGCACCGCCGGCACGTTCGAGCGGACCGGCGCGATGGATGTCGTCCTGGAACAACTGCGCGCGCCCCGCGAATTGCGGATCGCGGCGCGCGTGATGGGCTGGCCGTTCCGCTGGCTGGGCTTTCGAGGCGATCCGGACCTGCCGCCTGTCACCCGGGCGCTGACCGCGCTGGGACCCAGCTACATCAAGCTGGGCCAGATCCTGTCGACGCGGCCCGACTTCGTGGGAGACGACCTGGCCCTGCAGCTGCGCGTCCTTCAGGACAAGTTGCCGCCTTTCCCCACCGCGCGGGCCCGCGCCATGATCGAGGCCGACCTGGGCCTGTCCGTCGAGGCGCTCTTCGAGGAGTTCAGCGAGCCTGTGGCCGCGGCGTCCATCGCGCAGGTGCACCAGGCGCGCCTTGCGGGAAGTGGCCGGAAGGTCGCCGTCAAGGTGCTGCGCCCCGGCATCGCGCGGGCCTTCCGGCGCGACATCGACGCGTTCTATTTCGCCGCCCGGATGATCGAGGTGCTGTCCCCCTCCACCCGGCGTCTGCGGCCGATGGAGGTCATCGCCCATTTCGATGCCACCGTGCAGCAGGAGCTGGACATGCGGACCGAATGCGCCGCCGCCGCCGAGTTCGCGGCCAACACCGCACGCGACGAAGGGTTTCGCGTGCCCAAGGTCGAGTGGGGCCTGTCGGGGCGCGCGGTCATGACCCTCGACTGGGAGGAGGGCGTGCAGATGGCGGATCTCCAGGCCATCGACGCGGCCGGGCACGACCGCGCGCAGCTCTCGGAGCGGGTGATCGCGATGTTCCTGCGCCATGCCCTGCGCGATGGCTACTTCCATGCCGATATGCATCAGGGCAACCTGAAGGTGGCGCCCAACGGCGACGTGGTCGCGCTCGATTTCGGGATAATGGGGCGGCTCGACGAGTATACGCGGCGTGTCTATGCCGAGATCCTGATGGGGTTCATCCGCAAGGATTACCGCCGCGTGGCCGAGGTGCATTTCGAGGCGGGCTACGTCCCGCCCGACCGCGACATCGACCAGTTCGCCCAGGCGCTCCGCTCGGTCGGGGAACCGATCTTCGGTATGGACGCGTCGCGGATCTCGATGGGGCGGCTCCTGGCCTATCTCTTCGAGGTGACGGAGCGATTCGGGATGGAGACGCGGACCGAGCTGATCCTGCTGCAGCGGACGATGGTCGTGGTCGAAGGGGTGGCGCGGACGCTCAATCCGCACATGAACCTCTGGACGGCCGCCGGTCCCGAGGTGGAGCGCTACATCCGCGAGAACCTCGGCCCCCGCGCCTTCGCGCGCGACCTGGCGCGGACCGCGCGCGTCCTCGCCCGTTTCGGCCCCCACCTGCCGCAGGCGGTGGAGGACGCGCTGCGCCGTCCCGAACGCGTGACCGTCCGGACGGAACGGCCGTCACCGGCGGCCGCGCCGCTGTGGTTTCTGGCCGGCATCGCCGCGACCAGCGTCGTTCTTGCGCTGGCGGGACTTTTCTAGGCCAGTCGGCGTCAGCCCGTCTCGGCGGCGCGGATCGATTCGAGCGATGCTAGGGCCAGCCGGACGCCGCCATCCAGGATGACCTCCGCACCGCCATCGCCCAGGACGACCTCGGTCACGGCGGCGTAGTGCGACACCGCGATCGGATCGAGCGGTTGTTCGCCAGACCAGGAGTCGACACGCAGCGTGTAGTGCCCGTCCGGGACCGTCGCCCCTTGCCCCGATGCGGGCCAGCCGAGCGTCGTGGCGTTCGGATCGATGTCATGCCGCCCGACCTCGCGCCCGGTGTCGTCCAAGACGACCAGCTCCGCACGGTCTGCAAGTGGGGGGACCGATGTGTGGAGAACGGTGGTGCCCCCGGTATGGCCGACCGGACCGGAATGCCGGAACTCCATGCCGATATACTGCGCCGCCCCGGTCACCTGTTGCGCATCGAGGCGCGCGATCATCTGGCCGAGTAGGTCGTTGGTCTGCACGGACTGCTCCACATTCGAGAATGTCGCCAACTGGGCGGTGTACTCCGTCGAATCGGCCGGTTGCAGCGGATCCTGGTTGCGGATCTGCGCCGTCAGCAGGGTCAGGAACATGTCGAAATCGGACGTGGCCGACGCGGCCCCGGACGACGCGGGTGGGCGGGCCGATGCCGTGGGGGCCGTCGCGGTTGATGTGATATCCATGGATCCTCCTAGAAACGCAGGTCGAGGCGGCCGCCGGGAACAGGGGTCGGCCGGCGGGCCGCGATGTCGGGGTGTTCCGGCTCGACGATGTCGGCCGCGTCCGCCTGGTGGTGCTCGGCCCGGGCCGGACGGTCCTCGCCCCCGCGACGCTGTCCGGTTCCAATGTCGATGGAGCCAAGGGTGACGCCGTCGGCCAGGAGC
Proteins encoded in this region:
- the ubiE gene encoding bifunctional demethylmenaquinone methyltransferase/2-methoxy-6-polyprenyl-1,4-benzoquinol methylase UbiE produces the protein MTQDDRKTTHFGNQTVPEEEKAGRVHGVFTNVASKYDVMNDAMSMGIHRVWKDAMLDWLAPRAGQRLLDVAGGTGDIAFRFLSRAPAATATVCDMTESMLVAGRGRAEAGGCADRLDWVVGDAMALPFADASFDVYTISFGIRNVTRIDEALREAYRVLRPGGRLMVLEFSHLPNPLMQRAYDLYSFNVIPRMGQAIAGDRDSYQYLVESIRKFPDQDRFAGMIVDAGFGNVKYRNLSFGIAALHSGWKI
- the ubiB gene encoding 2-polyprenylphenol 6-hydroxylase, which gives rise to MRGPHNIVRLIRTAGTFERTGAMDVVLEQLRAPRELRIAARVMGWPFRWLGFRGDPDLPPVTRALTALGPSYIKLGQILSTRPDFVGDDLALQLRVLQDKLPPFPTARARAMIEADLGLSVEALFEEFSEPVAAASIAQVHQARLAGSGRKVAVKVLRPGIARAFRRDIDAFYFAARMIEVLSPSTRRLRPMEVIAHFDATVQQELDMRTECAAAAEFAANTARDEGFRVPKVEWGLSGRAVMTLDWEEGVQMADLQAIDAAGHDRAQLSERVIAMFLRHALRDGYFHADMHQGNLKVAPNGDVVALDFGIMGRLDEYTRRVYAEILMGFIRKDYRRVAEVHFEAGYVPPDRDIDQFAQALRSVGEPIFGMDASRISMGRLLAYLFEVTERFGMETRTELILLQRTMVVVEGVARTLNPHMNLWTAAGPEVERYIRENLGPRAFARDLARTARVLARFGPHLPQAVEDALRRPERVTVRTERPSPAAAPLWFLAGIAATSVVLALAGLF
- a CDS encoding flagellar hook capping FlgD N-terminal domain-containing protein, producing the protein MDITSTATAPTASARPPASSGAASATSDFDMFLTLLTAQIRNQDPLQPADSTEYTAQLATFSNVEQSVQTNDLLGQMIARLDAQQVTGAAQYIGMEFRHSGPVGHTGGTTVLHTSVPPLADRAELVVLDDTGREVGRHDIDPNATTLGWPASGQGATVPDGHYTLRVDSWSGEQPLDPIAVSHYAAVTEVVLGDGGAEVILDGGVRLALASLESIRAAETG